Proteins from a single region of Paenibacillus sp.:
- the gpmI gene encoding 2,3-bisphosphoglycerate-independent phosphoglycerate mutase, whose amino-acid sequence MNRPKPVALIILDGFALRGDLHGNAVAQANKPNFDRYWNTYPHTTLTAHGEAVGLPEGQMGNSEVGHLNIGAGRTVYQDLTRISKSIRDNEFFDNQTLVGAVRHAKENGKKLHLYGLLSDGGVHSHIGHLFALLELAKKEQFEDVYIHAFLDGRDVAPDSAKKYMGMLQDKIAEVGIGRIATVQGRYYAMDRDKRWERTEKSYRAMVYGEGPTYTDPMKAIIESHEKSVYDEFVMPTVIVGEDGKPVGLVESGDAVVFFNFRPDRAIQLSQVFTNADFRGFDRGDKAPTGLYFVCLTLFSESVDGYVAYKPKELDNTYGEVLVQHGLKQLRIAETEKYPHVTFFFSGGRDVELPGETRILINSPKVATYDLQPEMSAYEVAAACVAEIEAEKHDAIVLNFANPDMVGHSGLLEPTIRAVEATDECLGKVVEAVLAKGGVAVITADHGNADVVTNEDGTRNTAHTINPVPLIVTKEGVSLRDDGILADIAPTLLELLGLPKPQEMTGSSLLK is encoded by the coding sequence ATGAATCGCCCCAAACCGGTAGCGCTGATCATCCTGGACGGCTTCGCGCTGCGCGGCGATTTGCACGGCAACGCGGTCGCACAGGCGAACAAACCGAATTTCGATCGGTACTGGAACACGTATCCGCATACGACGTTGACCGCTCACGGCGAGGCCGTCGGCCTTCCGGAGGGCCAAATGGGCAACTCCGAGGTCGGTCACCTCAATATCGGCGCGGGACGTACCGTTTATCAAGATTTGACGCGCATCTCGAAGTCGATTCGCGACAACGAGTTTTTCGATAACCAAACGCTCGTCGGCGCGGTGCGCCACGCGAAAGAGAACGGCAAGAAGCTGCACCTGTACGGCTTGCTCTCCGACGGCGGCGTCCACAGCCACATCGGCCACTTGTTCGCGCTGCTCGAGCTCGCGAAGAAGGAGCAGTTCGAGGACGTATACATCCATGCGTTCCTGGACGGCCGCGACGTCGCGCCGGACAGCGCGAAGAAGTACATGGGCATGCTGCAGGACAAAATCGCCGAAGTCGGCATCGGCCGCATCGCGACCGTCCAAGGCCGTTACTATGCGATGGACCGCGACAAGCGGTGGGAGCGCACGGAGAAATCGTACCGCGCGATGGTGTACGGCGAAGGTCCGACGTATACGGATCCGATGAAGGCGATCATCGAATCGCACGAGAAATCCGTATACGACGAGTTCGTCATGCCTACGGTCATTGTCGGCGAAGACGGCAAGCCGGTCGGCCTCGTCGAGAGCGGCGACGCGGTCGTGTTCTTCAACTTCCGTCCGGACCGCGCCATTCAGCTGTCCCAAGTGTTCACGAACGCCGATTTCCGCGGTTTCGACCGCGGCGACAAGGCGCCGACGGGCCTTTACTTCGTCTGCCTGACGCTGTTCAGCGAAAGCGTCGACGGGTATGTTGCTTATAAGCCGAAAGAATTGGATAATACTTACGGGGAAGTGCTCGTCCAGCACGGCCTCAAGCAGCTGCGCATCGCCGAAACGGAGAAGTATCCGCACGTGACGTTCTTCTTCAGCGGCGGCCGCGACGTCGAGCTGCCGGGCGAAACGCGCATCCTGATCAATTCGCCGAAAGTCGCGACGTACGACCTGCAGCCGGAAATGAGCGCCTATGAAGTCGCGGCGGCCTGCGTCGCCGAGATCGAGGCGGAAAAGCATGACGCGATCGTGCTCAACTTCGCGAACCCCGACATGGTCGGGCACTCGGGCCTCCTCGAGCCGACGATCCGCGCCGTCGAGGCGACGGACGAGTGTCTCGGGAAAGTCGTCGAAGCGGTGCTCGCCAAGGGCGGCGTCGCCGTTATCACGGCGGACCACGGCAACGCGGACGTCGTCACGAACGAAGACGGCACGCGCAACACGGCGCACACGATCAACCCGGTGCCGCTGATCGTCACGAAGGAAGGCGTATCGCTCCGCGACGACGGCATCCTCGCCGATATCGCGCCGACGCTCCTCGAGCTGCTCGGCCTGCCGAAGCCGCAAGAGATGACGGGCAGCTCGCTGCTGAAATAA